From the Myxococcales bacterium genome, one window contains:
- a CDS encoding glycosyltransferase translates to MSRDAIRVLHVFGAMERGGAELRTIEIMRRVDPQVVIQEFATLSGRAGALAPEIYDLGGAVHPCRLDLGFAPRFVRIVRARKIDVVHSHVFLSSGLALALAMTAGVPRRVAHFRSTSDGRATTARRRAYRAAMRQVIDRTATDIVGVSAGSLAAGWSTAWARDPRCRVIYNGVDPARFAAATAAGIRAELGLADEAPLVVQVGRFDPPKNHLFTAALVPLLPEAHFVFVGRGGTALEAETRRRIAAAGASGRAHFPGERADVGRWLAAADVSLLPSLHEGLPGVVLEALAVGTPVVASDVPGAQEIAAHLDGVSTLSLGAGPVAWAAAVRAHLAARPTATTRRRLRDQLAASPFTLTAAVAAHVDLWTQGQAVRGRR, encoded by the coding sequence GTGAGCCGTGACGCGATCCGGGTGCTGCACGTGTTCGGCGCGATGGAGCGGGGCGGCGCCGAGCTGCGGACGATCGAGATCATGCGCCGCGTCGATCCCCAGGTCGTGATCCAGGAGTTCGCGACGCTGTCGGGCCGGGCTGGGGCGCTCGCGCCCGAGATCTACGACCTCGGCGGCGCCGTCCACCCGTGTCGGCTCGACCTCGGGTTCGCGCCCCGGTTCGTCCGGATCGTGCGCGCCCGCAAGATCGACGTCGTGCACTCGCACGTGTTCTTGTCCTCCGGCCTGGCCCTGGCGCTGGCGATGACCGCGGGCGTGCCTCGCCGCGTCGCGCACTTCCGCTCGACCTCCGACGGACGCGCCACCACGGCCCGGCGGCGCGCCTACCGCGCTGCCATGCGCCAGGTGATCGACCGCACGGCCACCGACATCGTCGGCGTGTCGGCGGGCAGCCTGGCCGCGGGCTGGTCGACGGCGTGGGCGCGGGATCCGCGGTGCCGCGTGATCTACAACGGCGTCGATCCCGCGCGGTTCGCGGCGGCAACCGCGGCCGGCATCCGCGCCGAGCTCGGCCTGGCCGACGAGGCCCCGCTGGTGGTGCAGGTGGGTCGGTTCGATCCGCCCAAGAACCACCTATTCACCGCCGCGCTCGTGCCGCTCTTGCCCGAGGCGCACTTCGTCTTCGTCGGGCGCGGCGGCACGGCGCTCGAGGCCGAGACCCGGCGCCGCATCGCCGCGGCCGGCGCCAGCGGGCGGGCGCACTTCCCGGGCGAGCGCGCCGACGTCGGGCGCTGGCTCGCGGCCGCCGACGTGTCGCTCTTGCCGTCGCTGCACGAGGGGCTGCCCGGGGTCGTGCTCGAGGCGCTCGCGGTCGGCACGCCGGTCGTCGCTAGCGACGTGCCAGGAGCTCAAGAGATCGCCGCGCACCTCGACGGTGTCTCCACGCTCAGCCTCGGCGCCGGCCCGGTGGCGTGGGCCGCGGCCGTGCGCGCGCACCTGGCGGCCCGGCCGACCGCGACGACCCGGCGCCGGCTGCGCGACCAGCTCGCGGCCAGCCCGTTCACGCTGACCGCGGCGGTCGCGGCCCACGTCGACCTGTGGACCCAAGGCCAGGCAGTGCGAGGACGACGCTGA
- a CDS encoding class I SAM-dependent methyltransferase: MKRHDVVWTPEKIGSYWDFISATTRPENYFTYAVGAVVARHVAREVPLAGRSVLDFGCGPGHLFRHMVKAAPTMKYFGMDFSAGSIEQLERQWGTHAQFSGGAAIDGFPITLDRQFDVIVCCEVIEHLDDPTLEHVCELFARVLRPGGTLYLTTPNDEDMSRNTTMCPDCGATFHRWQHMRTWNARSLVAQLARHGFTDHRAIELAYAPNWLQSQLLTRARQVLGRPQPNLCYIGTRA, encoded by the coding sequence ATGAAGCGACACGACGTGGTGTGGACGCCCGAGAAGATCGGGTCCTACTGGGACTTCATCTCCGCGACGACACGGCCGGAGAACTACTTCACCTACGCCGTGGGCGCCGTCGTTGCCCGACACGTCGCACGCGAAGTGCCCCTGGCCGGCCGCTCGGTGCTCGACTTCGGCTGCGGCCCCGGCCACCTGTTCCGCCACATGGTGAAGGCGGCGCCGACGATGAAGTACTTCGGCATGGACTTCTCCGCCGGCTCGATCGAGCAGCTCGAGCGCCAGTGGGGCACGCACGCTCAGTTCAGCGGCGGCGCCGCGATCGATGGGTTCCCGATCACGCTCGACCGTCAGTTCGACGTCATCGTTTGCTGCGAGGTCATCGAACATCTCGACGACCCGACGCTCGAGCACGTGTGCGAGCTGTTCGCGCGGGTGCTGCGCCCAGGTGGCACGCTGTACCTGACCACGCCCAACGACGAGGACATGAGTCGCAACACGACGATGTGCCCCGACTGTGGCGCGACCTTCCACCGCTGGCAGCATATGCGCACCTGGAACGCTCGGTCGCTGGTCGCGCAGCTGGCGCGCCACGGCTTCACCGACCATCGCGCGATCGAGCTGGCGTACGCCCCCAACTGGTTGCAGTCGCAGCTGCTGACGCGCGCCCGACAGGTCCTCGGCAGACCGCAACCGAACCTCTGCTACATCGGCACGCGCGCGTAA
- a CDS encoding Gfo/Idh/MocA family oxidoreductase, producing the protein MIGAGAWGSSLVRAVAAAERAELTWVCDRSPAALARAHGMAPGARLTERVDDVLAAPDVDAVVVATPSSTHAALAQRALASGRHVLVEKPMALSVEDALAVERAAATAGTVLLVGHLMLYHPVVERLRELIDGGELGDLYYLSSTRVNLGRLRSDENALWSLGPHDLSMIDYLVRAPITSVTARGQSFLQPGIHDVVFVTLGFEPRPGAPSLAHVHVSWLNPRKERRLVVVGSKKMVEFDDVAPDKLHIYDRGYDRPPEFASFAEYLTLRNGDVTIPQVPMAEPLVAEVRHFIACILDGETPRTDAASGVRVVRTLAAAHASLLAGGA; encoded by the coding sequence GTGATCGGAGCGGGCGCCTGGGGCTCGTCGCTGGTCCGGGCGGTGGCGGCGGCGGAGCGGGCCGAGCTGACCTGGGTGTGCGATCGCAGCCCGGCGGCGCTGGCCCGGGCCCACGGCATGGCGCCCGGCGCGCGGCTGACCGAGCGGGTCGACGACGTGCTGGCGGCGCCCGACGTCGACGCGGTGGTGGTGGCGACGCCGTCGTCGACCCACGCCGCGCTGGCCCAGCGGGCCCTGGCCTCGGGCCGGCACGTCCTGGTCGAGAAGCCGATGGCGCTGTCGGTCGAGGACGCGCTCGCGGTTGAGCGCGCGGCCGCGACCGCCGGCACCGTGCTGCTGGTCGGCCACCTGATGCTCTACCACCCGGTGGTCGAGCGCCTGCGCGAGCTGATCGACGGCGGCGAGCTCGGCGACCTGTACTACCTGTCGTCGACGCGCGTGAACCTGGGCCGGCTGCGGTCCGACGAGAACGCGCTGTGGAGCCTGGGGCCGCACGACCTGTCGATGATCGACTACCTGGTGCGCGCGCCGATCACGTCGGTGACCGCCCGCGGCCAGAGCTTCCTGCAGCCCGGCATCCACGACGTCGTGTTCGTGACGCTCGGCTTCGAGCCGCGCCCGGGCGCGCCGTCGCTGGCCCACGTGCACGTGTCGTGGCTCAACCCGCGCAAGGAGCGGCGGCTGGTCGTGGTCGGCTCGAAGAAGATGGTCGAGTTCGACGACGTCGCCCCCGACAAGCTCCACATCTACGACCGCGGCTACGATCGCCCGCCCGAGTTCGCGTCGTTCGCCGAGTACCTGACCTTGCGCAACGGCGACGTGACGATCCCGCAGGTGCCGATGGCCGAGCCGCTGGTGGCCGAGGTCCGCCACTTCATCGCGTGCATCCTCGACGGAGAGACGCCGCGCACCGACGCCGCCAGCGGCGTGCGCGTGGTGCGCACGCTGGCCGCGGCGCACGCGTCGCTGCTCGCGGGAGGCGCGTGA
- a CDS encoding sugar transferase, whose product MPRPLWQHALKRAIDVAGATVALTLGAPIMAATALAVARELGRPVLFRQVRPGRDGRPFTLVKFRTMRDATDRAGRPLPDGERLSRFGQRLRATSLDELPQFWNVLKGDMSLVGPRPLLTQYLPLYSAEQARRHDVKPGITGWAQVNGRNALSWDDKFALDVWYVDHASLALDLRILIATVRAALARDGISHGAEATMPPFTGAGHAAAAPGSRG is encoded by the coding sequence ATGCCGCGCCCGCTGTGGCAGCACGCGCTCAAGCGCGCGATCGACGTCGCCGGCGCGACGGTCGCGCTGACGCTCGGCGCGCCGATCATGGCGGCGACCGCGCTCGCGGTCGCGCGCGAACTCGGGCGGCCGGTCCTGTTCCGGCAGGTCCGGCCTGGGCGCGATGGTCGCCCGTTCACGCTGGTGAAGTTCCGCACCATGCGCGACGCCACCGATCGAGCCGGCCGGCCGCTGCCGGACGGCGAGCGGCTCTCGCGGTTCGGCCAGCGGCTGCGCGCGACCAGCCTCGACGAGCTGCCGCAGTTCTGGAACGTGCTCAAGGGCGACATGAGCCTGGTCGGTCCGCGGCCGCTGCTGACGCAGTACCTGCCGCTGTACTCGGCGGAGCAGGCGCGGCGCCACGACGTCAAGCCCGGCATCACCGGGTGGGCCCAGGTCAATGGCCGCAACGCGCTGTCCTGGGATGACAAGTTCGCGCTCGACGTCTGGTACGTCGATCACGCGTCGCTCGCGCTCGACCTGCGGATCCTGATCGCCACCGTTCGCGCGGCGCTGGCCAGGGACGGGATCAGCCACGGCGCCGAGGCGACGATGCCGCCGTTCACCGGCGCAGGCCACGCGGCGGCCGCCCCGGGCTCGCGAGGCTAG